Proteins encoded by one window of Tissierella sp.:
- a CDS encoding S-layer homology domain-containing protein — protein sequence MIRKKRVLSTLVTVIIIIGMLPFGVFAAETNDYDSSWAKTEINYMKEKGVLSGYPDGTFRPGNNMSKAEFYKVINGLMGFTNKSKVSFIDVKSTDWYYGEVGKGLAAKYLSNTVKLGANSKINREEVARIIGFVFGIEKDLATAKEFTDYDTLSEATRGVIGGLKKNGFISGYPDGTFRPKSEITRAEVVKMLNNITGEIVNLASTVNKNIKTNLLVNTGDVVLKDMVIEGNLYLTEGIRQGDITLDNVEIKGELAIKGGGANSIIINNSKINTVTVDRQTRLLQVEFENTRVEQIINLQDGKVTDIVLTKEEILDGILDDLEDGALNNIVYPGDDKDEEGNRIYILPSFVKKYINDFYNIDNIGVHLSNHDVGVTRGHHKVTLILDDASAERIIKTDTFTVDTPKGFTDILAYGINTIILDNNIEITGSIDNSGLKNIIFNGYKLIINGEDVNEKQSSKETIGKETSVKETRKLPEIYDTGKAKIVKIPAMPEKGFKWPYLLKIPSNTYKKSNADLPKRYLMFEMANTNEAKYDEMGQIMIERLELQQAASFRLAEKLWSPVMVPLYPRTHIPYFAEKDYTDPNFIFEHQFDRDSVMLEELLEDEFIREQLLENYSENYYNVEDFLDFDKQILAMIDHAIDYLNQYGHNVEDKILIGGDSASGHFSNRFATLYPERVKISSAGLVISGVMAAKSEYDGEKLMYPIGTYDYEKITGKKFDLVEHNKVARIHYFGKEDDHEALMPSDVYGDKERDIMIKLFGAHLDNPLQRIRNVNDFYVESGGKGIIVYMDKTGHDVSNSMEDYLLQFYRENLRSERPVYNLPKNPKGLEVEIYK from the coding sequence TTGATTAGGAAGAAGAGAGTATTGAGTACATTAGTAACTGTGATAATAATTATTGGGATGCTACCTTTTGGTGTTTTTGCTGCAGAAACAAATGATTATGATAGTAGCTGGGCAAAGACTGAAATCAACTATATGAAGGAAAAGGGAGTCCTTTCTGGTTATCCAGATGGAACATTTAGACCAGGCAATAATATGAGCAAAGCAGAGTTTTATAAAGTTATTAATGGACTAATGGGCTTTACTAACAAGTCTAAAGTAAGTTTTATTGATGTTAAATCAACAGATTGGTATTATGGCGAAGTAGGGAAGGGATTAGCTGCCAAATACTTATCAAATACAGTAAAACTAGGGGCTAATAGCAAGATTAATAGAGAAGAAGTCGCTAGGATAATTGGCTTTGTCTTTGGAATAGAGAAAGACTTAGCAACAGCTAAAGAATTCACTGACTATGATACATTGTCTGAAGCAACCAGAGGTGTTATAGGCGGATTAAAGAAAAATGGATTTATCAGTGGTTATCCAGATGGAACTTTCAGACCTAAATCAGAGATTACAAGGGCTGAAGTTGTGAAGATGCTAAATAATATAACAGGTGAAATAGTTAATCTAGCATCTACTGTAAATAAGAATATAAAGACAAATCTTCTAGTAAATACTGGAGATGTAGTTTTAAAAGATATGGTAATAGAAGGTAATTTATATCTAACTGAAGGAATTAGACAAGGTGATATAACTCTTGATAATGTAGAAATAAAAGGAGAATTAGCTATCAAGGGTGGGGGAGCTAACTCTATAATCATTAATAATTCCAAGATAAATACAGTAACAGTGGATAGACAAACAAGATTACTACAGGTGGAATTTGAAAATACTAGAGTAGAGCAAATTATTAATTTACAGGATGGAAAAGTAACAGATATAGTACTAACAAAAGAAGAGATTTTAGATGGAATATTAGATGATTTAGAAGACGGAGCCTTAAATAATATTGTATATCCTGGGGATGATAAAGACGAAGAAGGAAACAGAATCTATATATTACCTTCCTTTGTTAAAAAATATATCAATGACTTTTATAATATAGATAACATTGGTGTACATTTAAGTAATCATGATGTGGGTGTAACCCGAGGTCATCACAAAGTAACATTAATACTAGATGATGCAAGTGCTGAAAGAATAATTAAAACGGATACATTTACAGTAGATACTCCTAAAGGATTTACAGATATTTTAGCATATGGTATCAATACAATAATACTGGATAACAATATTGAGATTACAGGCAGTATAGACAATTCAGGATTAAAGAACATTATATTTAATGGATATAAACTAATAATTAACGGAGAAGATGTAAACGAAAAGCAATCATCAAAAGAAACTATTGGAAAAGAAACAAGTGTAAAAGAAACTAGGAAACTACCAGAAATATATGATACTGGGAAGGCAAAAATAGTAAAAATACCTGCCATGCCTGAAAAGGGATTTAAATGGCCCTATTTATTAAAGATCCCATCAAATACTTATAAAAAATCAAATGCAGATCTGCCAAAGAGATATTTAATGTTTGAAATGGCAAATACAAACGAAGCTAAATATGACGAAATGGGACAAATTATGATAGAGCGCTTAGAGCTCCAACAAGCGGCTAGCTTTCGGCTAGCAGAGAAACTATGGTCGCCTGTAATGGTGCCACTATATCCTAGAACACACATCCCTTATTTTGCAGAGAAAGATTATACAGATCCAAACTTTATCTTTGAGCATCAATTTGATAGGGATAGTGTAATGCTAGAAGAATTACTGGAAGATGAATTTATCAGGGAGCAACTTTTGGAAAATTATAGTGAAAATTATTATAATGTAGAAGACTTTTTAGACTTTGACAAGCAAATTTTAGCTATGATAGACCATGCCATAGACTACTTAAATCAATATGGACATAATGTAGAAGATAAGATACTAATTGGTGGTGACTCTGCTTCTGGACATTTTTCAAATAGATTTGCTACATTATATCCTGAAAGAGTTAAAATTTCCTCTGCTGGACTGGTTATATCAGGAGTCATGGCAGCTAAATCAGAATATGATGGTGAAAAATTAATGTATCCAATAGGAACTTACGATTATGAAAAAATAACAGGTAAAAAATTTGATTTAGTTGAGCACAATAAAGTAGCTAGGATACATTATTTTGGTAAAGAAGATGACCATGAGGCCCTAATGCCTTCAGATGTATACGGAGATAAAGAAAGAGATATAATGATTAAGTTATTTGGTGCCCATCTAGACAATCCACTTCAAAGAATTAGGAATGTAAATGATTTTTATGTTGAATCAGGTGGCAAGGGCATAATTGTTTATATGGATAAGACAGGGCACGATGTTTCCAATTCAATGGAGGACTATTTATTACAATTTTATAGAGAAAACTTAAGAAGCGAAAGGCCTGTATATAATCTACCAAAGAATCCTAAAGGATTAGAAGTAGAGATATACAAGTAA
- a CDS encoding DUF1858 domain-containing protein — protein MEITKDVLIGELIRKKPEAIEVLMSFGMGCVGCPSSQMESLEEAAMVHGLDLNKLMIALNS, from the coding sequence ATGGAAATCACTAAAGATGTATTGATAGGTGAATTAATTAGAAAAAAACCTGAAGCTATAGAAGTTCTTATGTCATTTGGTATGGGCTGTGTTGGATGTCCATCAAGTCAAATGGAAAGCTTAGAAGAAGCTGCTATGGTACATGGTTTAGATTTAAATAAATTAATGATTGCATTAAATTCATAG
- a CDS encoding nucleoside recognition domain-containing protein produces the protein MINIIWAVLIIIGFVVGAITGNLDQVTNAAIDSAKSAVELAIGLVGVMGLWLGIMKIAEDSGLIRGIGRALRPVMVFLFPDVPPDHPAMGAMVMNISANVLGLGNAATPFGLKAMEELQKLNRKKDTATNAMVTFLAINTSSVTLIPASTMAILSAAGAINPTEIIGPTIIATITSTTVAIILSKLLQELPRYQVKKTNKI, from the coding sequence ATGATTAATATTATTTGGGCAGTTTTAATAATTATTGGATTTGTAGTAGGGGCTATAACTGGGAACTTAGATCAAGTAACTAATGCAGCCATAGATAGTGCTAAATCAGCTGTTGAGCTTGCTATTGGGCTTGTTGGTGTAATGGGTCTATGGCTAGGAATTATGAAGATAGCTGAGGACTCAGGCCTTATTAGAGGAATAGGAAGAGCCTTAAGACCAGTTATGGTCTTCTTATTTCCAGATGTGCCACCTGATCATCCAGCCATGGGGGCTATGGTAATGAACATTTCTGCCAATGTACTAGGATTAGGCAATGCTGCTACCCCCTTTGGGTTAAAAGCTATGGAAGAACTACAGAAGCTAAATAGAAAAAAAGATACAGCCACTAATGCCATGGTAACATTTCTTGCCATAAATACTTCATCCGTTACCCTAATACCCGCTTCAACCATGGCAATACTGTCAGCTGCAGGAGCAATAAATCCAACTGAAATAATTGGTCCAACTATAATAGCAACCATAACATCTACAACTGTAGCCATAATCTTATCCAAGCTATTACAGGAACTACCAAGATATCAGGTGAAAAAAACTAATAAGATCTAG
- a CDS encoding heme NO-binding domain-containing protein, whose translation MKGTIVSAWVKTCRSLYGDNVTNEALDHVNISPNKIFTPTEEIEDRAALGILDYIAKKLGKTSDEVWRTMGNNNVITYSKDYPAFFRYKNLYSFLSAMYDIHVVVTKRFAGAKPPILGIKAVDKYNAHMTYASKRGMFAYFHGMLEGAAKYFKEDIKIETLEKTQDFTKISITFPEEIYLEKKYRFNKALSLGFIKSIEGKIALASLVLVGIPAVLLNKFVDSKIALPATLILAVMVPYLVGKGLFRPIKSIYNSLDGLLDKDLSFVEGISTNDIFENINNKINNVKNEIKTDFVGYKGTTDELNVFADKFADISNNMAYTSTEITNVVEQVANGAINQADETEQVAYQLNSSVISLNEVVRKENLGKDELESAVSQINQGFEDLKSTSDSLNNVLGQFSQVQIKGQDLQNRANEVRNIVETVEKIAEQTNLLALNASIEASRAGEFGQGFTVVAMEIRKLAEGSKEAVQTINANLESFVRDIDGFVSDISNQFNVLEKENVKLNGVAEDNHASVNSIAKVADLIIELIDELTKETNNINTIFHGIESLAAIAEENSASSQEVSANVQTYTEEIRRMTESIHEFKKVSMDFSKDLEKYIV comes from the coding sequence TTGAAAGGTACTATAGTTTCTGCATGGGTAAAGACTTGTAGATCTTTATATGGTGATAATGTAACTAACGAAGCCTTAGATCATGTTAATATCAGTCCAAATAAGATATTCACACCTACTGAAGAAATCGAGGATAGAGCTGCATTAGGAATACTTGATTACATAGCTAAAAAGCTAGGAAAAACATCGGATGAAGTATGGAGAACTATGGGGAACAACAATGTAATCACTTATTCTAAGGATTATCCAGCATTTTTTAGATACAAAAACCTTTATTCTTTCTTATCTGCTATGTACGATATCCATGTAGTAGTAACAAAGAGATTCGCTGGGGCAAAGCCACCTATCTTAGGTATAAAAGCAGTGGATAAATATAATGCCCATATGACATATGCATCTAAAAGGGGAATGTTCGCTTATTTCCATGGTATGTTAGAAGGGGCTGCCAAATATTTCAAGGAAGATATTAAAATTGAAACCTTAGAGAAAACTCAGGATTTCACTAAAATATCCATCACTTTCCCTGAGGAAATATATCTTGAAAAAAAATACAGATTTAATAAAGCCTTATCCTTAGGATTTATTAAATCTATAGAGGGAAAAATTGCTTTGGCTTCTCTTGTATTGGTTGGTATTCCAGCAGTATTATTAAACAAGTTTGTGGATTCAAAAATAGCCTTACCTGCTACTTTGATTCTAGCAGTAATGGTACCATACCTTGTAGGAAAAGGATTATTTAGACCTATAAAGTCTATTTATAATTCTTTAGATGGACTATTGGACAAGGACTTATCCTTTGTAGAAGGCATATCTACTAATGATATATTTGAAAATATCAACAATAAAATCAACAATGTTAAAAATGAAATTAAAACTGATTTTGTAGGATATAAAGGTACTACTGATGAATTGAATGTCTTTGCAGACAAATTTGCAGATATATCCAACAATATGGCCTATACATCTACTGAAATAACCAATGTAGTAGAACAAGTGGCAAATGGGGCTATAAATCAAGCTGATGAAACGGAACAAGTAGCCTATCAATTAAATAGTTCAGTTATTTCATTAAATGAAGTTGTAAGGAAGGAAAACCTAGGTAAAGATGAGCTTGAAAGTGCTGTATCTCAAATTAATCAAGGTTTTGAGGATTTGAAATCTACTTCAGATAGTCTAAATAATGTATTGGGACAGTTCTCACAGGTTCAAATAAAGGGACAAGATCTCCAAAACAGGGCTAATGAAGTTCGTAATATCGTAGAAACTGTTGAGAAAATAGCTGAACAGACTAATTTATTGGCTTTAAATGCTAGTATAGAAGCCTCTAGAGCTGGAGAATTTGGTCAAGGATTCACCGTTGTTGCAATGGAAATCAGAAAATTGGCTGAGGGCTCCAAGGAAGCCGTACAGACTATTAATGCTAACTTAGAATCTTTCGTAAGGGATATAGATGGATTTGTATCAGATATATCTAATCAATTTAATGTATTAGAAAAGGAAAATGTTAAGTTAAATGGAGTTGCAGAGGATAATCATGCTTCAGTAAATTCTATTGCAAAAGTAGCAGATTTAATTATTGAATTAATTGACGAACTAACTAAGGAAACAAATAATATAAATACTATTTTCCACGGAATAGAATCATTAGCAGCTATTGCAGAGGAAAACTCAGCTTCTTCCCAAGAAGTATCTGCCAATGTTCAAACCTATACTGAAGAAATACGAAGAATGACTGAAAGTATTCATGAGTTTAAGAAGGTTAGTATGGACTTTAGCAAAGATCTAGAAAAATATATAGTTTAA
- a CDS encoding phage holin family protein, which yields MDNNERNREDHRDRDRDNDFSIGHLLIRVLVTAIVVAIAAYFTPGFTINGIWSLLLASVVIGVLDHLVQTFTGVNASPFGKGIAGFLVSAIILYVTKFIVPGFGISIWGAIIGALVIGVVDAVMPGRAM from the coding sequence ATGGATAATAACGAAAGAAACAGAGAGGATCATAGAGATAGGGATAGAGATAATGATTTTAGTATTGGCCATTTGCTTATTAGAGTATTGGTGACTGCAATAGTAGTAGCCATAGCAGCATATTTTACTCCAGGATTTACTATTAATGGTATATGGAGTTTATTGCTAGCATCTGTAGTGATTGGTGTATTGGATCATTTAGTCCAAACATTTACCGGAGTAAATGCATCCCCTTTTGGAAAAGGAATAGCGGGATTTCTTGTTTCTGCAATCATTCTTTATGTTACCAAATTTATAGTTCCTGGTTTCGGTATATCTATCTGGGGAGCTATAATTGGTGCTCTGGTAATAGGCGTAGTAGACGCAGTAATGCCAGGAAGAGCAATGTAG
- a CDS encoding late competence development ComFB family protein, producing the protein MIKNYMELIVDEIYSEIRSLYHNCDMNKCEHDIKSIALTNLPPVYFKNDITEGEKMAFLLERQRRITVLAKVAEAADSVCANCNIIKK; encoded by the coding sequence ATGATAAAAAATTATATGGAATTAATTGTGGATGAAATCTACAGCGAAATAAGAAGTCTCTACCACAACTGTGATATGAATAAATGTGAACATGATATTAAATCAATTGCCTTAACTAATTTACCACCAGTTTATTTCAAAAATGATATAACTGAAGGAGAAAAAATGGCTTTCCTATTAGAACGGCAAAGAAGAATCACAGTTTTAGCCAAGGTTGCTGAAGCGGCAGATTCTGTATGTGCAAACTGTAATATAATCAAAAAATAA
- the mgtE gene encoding magnesium transporter, translating into MDERTILDLIKEKKYVQIKKELSEMNEVDIAELLDSLDSHMTLLIFRMLPKDLAVEVFAHFSIEQQIGIVNSITDKELEYIIDELFFDDMIDLLEEMPANIVSKVLAYSKDDERRLINQFLKYPPDSAGSLTTIEYVELRKNMTVKEALSHIKKTGLNKETVYTCYVTDRKRTLEGFISLRTLVVSELDEIIGDIMEDEVINVNTHDDQETVADTFKKYGFVALPVVDKEQRLIGIITVDDIMDVMEQEATEDFQIMAAMSPSDEAYLDTKVLTLAKHRLPWLLILMISATFTGRIMGKFEDVLTSVVILSTFIPMLMDTGGNSGNQSSTLIIRGLATGDITTRDGLKVLWKELRISLIVGLVLSATNFVRLMTIEKVGFPISATVSLTIVITVVSAKLVGGILPILAKKLRLDPAIMAGPLITTIVDALSLIVYFTIATALLGI; encoded by the coding sequence ATGGATGAAAGAACCATCCTAGATTTAATTAAAGAAAAAAAATATGTTCAGATTAAAAAAGAACTATCAGAAATGAATGAAGTAGACATAGCGGAACTACTAGATTCATTGGATTCTCATATGACTTTGCTAATATTTAGAATGTTGCCTAAGGATTTAGCTGTAGAGGTATTTGCGCATTTTTCAATAGAACAACAAATAGGCATTGTAAATTCCATTACTGATAAAGAGTTAGAATATATTATAGATGAATTATTCTTTGATGATATGATAGACCTTTTGGAAGAAATGCCAGCAAATATTGTAAGCAAAGTTCTTGCCTATTCTAAAGATGATGAAAGAAGGTTGATAAACCAATTCCTCAAATATCCACCAGATTCAGCAGGTAGCTTGACCACCATAGAATATGTGGAGTTAAGAAAAAATATGACAGTAAAGGAAGCCCTATCACATATAAAGAAAACTGGGCTTAATAAAGAAACAGTATACACTTGTTATGTGACGGATAGAAAGAGGACATTAGAGGGTTTTATATCCTTAAGAACCTTGGTTGTCTCAGAACTAGATGAAATAATTGGCGATATTATGGAAGATGAAGTAATAAATGTAAATACCCATGATGATCAAGAAACTGTAGCTGATACATTTAAAAAATATGGATTTGTAGCATTACCAGTAGTAGACAAAGAACAAAGGTTGATAGGAATAATTACCGTTGATGATATCATGGATGTAATGGAACAAGAAGCAACAGAAGACTTTCAGATAATGGCTGCAATGTCCCCATCAGATGAGGCATATTTAGATACCAAGGTACTAACTTTAGCAAAACATAGACTACCATGGCTTTTGATACTAATGATTTCTGCCACATTTACTGGAAGAATAATGGGTAAATTTGAAGATGTATTAACATCTGTAGTCATTTTAAGTACATTTATTCCAATGCTAATGGATACTGGGGGAAATTCAGGCAATCAATCTTCTACTTTGATAATAAGAGGATTAGCAACGGGAGACATTACAACCCGTGATGGATTGAAGGTTTTATGGAAAGAATTGAGGATAAGTTTAATAGTTGGATTGGTACTTTCAGCTACAAATTTTGTTAGACTTATGACAATTGAAAAAGTTGGATTTCCAATATCTGCAACGGTTTCCCTTACAATAGTCATAACGGTAGTATCGGCTAAACTTGTAGGGGGAATACTACCAATATTAGCAAAAAAACTAAGATTAGACCCAGCTATAATGGCTGGACCACTGATTACAACAATAGTAGATGCTTTAAGCTTGATTGTATACTTTACAATAGCCACAGCATTACTGGGAATATAG
- a CDS encoding spore maturation protein, translated as MFVNIMQLISKFAVPFMIVGIIFYGMSKKVKVYDSFTEGAKEGFGTAIRIIPFFVAMLVAIGVFRASGAMDVLIKTLSPITKLLNIPDEVFPMILMRPLSGSGAQGIVSELATTHGAESMVARIAAVMMGSSETTVYILAVYFGSVSIRKQRHALTTGLTADLVGLLSAVYITKIFFGI; from the coding sequence ATGTTTGTAAATATAATGCAATTAATATCCAAATTTGCTGTCCCTTTTATGATTGTAGGTATTATATTTTATGGGATGTCTAAGAAAGTAAAGGTGTATGATTCATTTACTGAAGGAGCTAAGGAGGGGTTTGGCACAGCTATAAGAATAATTCCTTTCTTTGTTGCTATGTTAGTAGCCATTGGAGTCTTTAGAGCATCGGGAGCCATGGATGTTTTAATAAAGACCCTATCTCCCATTACAAAACTACTTAATATTCCTGATGAAGTATTCCCCATGATACTTATGAGACCATTATCTGGGTCTGGGGCACAAGGAATAGTCAGCGAACTAGCTACAACTCATGGGGCAGAGTCCATGGTAGCCAGAATAGCTGCCGTAATGATGGGGTCCAGTGAGACAACAGTATATATATTAGCAGTATACTTTGGCTCAGTATCCATAAGGAAACAAAGGCATGCATTGACAACAGGATTAACTGCAGATTTAGTAGGATTATTATCAGCAGTCTACATAACAAAAATATTTTTCGGTATATAA
- a CDS encoding iron-sulfur cluster biosynthesis family protein, producing MVIDLTPKAKEELIKVVENKKTDKPLRIYIASYGUGGPSFGLALDEHKEGDSQSKVDDFTFLLEKGLEEDFGKFTVDYSDNWLKRGFTVIPDRSIGGC from the coding sequence ATGGTTATAGATTTAACACCAAAAGCTAAGGAAGAGTTAATCAAAGTTGTTGAAAATAAAAAAACTGATAAGCCTTTAAGGATATATATCGCTAGCTATGGTTGAGGTGGACCATCATTTGGTCTAGCTCTGGATGAGCATAAAGAAGGGGATTCACAATCTAAAGTAGATGACTTCACATTTTTATTAGAAAAAGGCTTAGAGGAAGACTTTGGAAAATTCACAGTAGATTATAGTGATAATTGGTTAAAAAGAGGATTCACGGTAATCCCGGATAGATCAATAGGTGGATGTTAA
- a CDS encoding glutaredoxin family protein, translating to MANVIVYTSNTCPYCISAKDYLNEKGIEFTEKNVQTDKEARKELMAMGHMGVPVLVIDGEEIVGFDREKIDTLVGKE from the coding sequence ATGGCTAATGTAATCGTATATACAAGTAACACTTGTCCCTATTGTATTTCTGCTAAAGATTATTTAAATGAAAAAGGGATAGAATTTACAGAAAAAAATGTCCAAACGGATAAGGAAGCAAGAAAAGAACTAATGGCTATGGGTCATATGGGTGTTCCAGTACTTGTAATAGATGGTGAAGAAATAGTAGGATTTGACAGAGAAAAAATAGATACTTTAGTAGGAAAAGAATAA
- a CDS encoding SPOCS domain-containing protein, whose product MTIEINKNVLRIEELRGKEETQALVETEIYLNPSKPNINKILWTDGTVEILTTKVIRDRIVISGVVKFKVVYRSEEVENNIYSIDTNADFREEIEILGITEEMSAMIKPNIEYIQEEILDERKMALKALVSLEGKVEEGNTIEIIKSASDMKDLQTLKETIKYKEIYGRETSYAIVKEAFEISDEKPAIEEILKVSITAYEQESTVVEDRIIVSGIVNARIIYYGENKMSSIEEEIPFNHFLEIPGALSGCQGELLIEVVEGGYEVLENDEGELKVLDIETKLRISGTAFDENEKSLIVDAYSTREKIKLVMEEINLIENVKAITHKENIYKDLSNNGIKEIYDLSGHPIIIETRFGEEEIIIEGILSLQVIYLEEGTEEIATLREEIPYKYYLPLEDKRPGGLIDIDINLESIKPIISKDSFSIEAVIKHKIKINRNRLLSVISSIEETGELIDKKNRPSITIYIVQRDTVLWDIAKRYNTTIEEILQGNENINPNNILPGEKIIIEKKVDVTF is encoded by the coding sequence ATGACCATAGAGATTAACAAAAATGTCCTAAGGATTGAAGAACTAAGAGGCAAAGAAGAGACCCAAGCCTTAGTAGAGACAGAAATATATTTGAATCCATCAAAGCCTAATATAAACAAGATATTATGGACTGATGGAACAGTAGAAATACTTACTACTAAGGTAATAAGGGATAGAATTGTTATATCAGGTGTAGTAAAGTTTAAAGTAGTCTATAGATCAGAGGAAGTAGAGAATAATATTTACAGTATTGACACAAACGCAGATTTTAGAGAGGAAATAGAAATACTAGGTATCACAGAAGAAATGTCAGCAATGATAAAGCCTAATATAGAATATATCCAAGAAGAAATATTAGATGAACGAAAAATGGCTCTAAAAGCATTAGTAAGCCTAGAAGGAAAAGTTGAAGAAGGAAATACCATAGAGATAATTAAATCTGCAAGTGATATGAAAGATTTACAAACATTAAAAGAAACCATCAAATACAAAGAGATTTATGGTAGAGAGACATCCTATGCCATTGTAAAAGAAGCATTTGAAATAAGTGATGAAAAACCTGCTATTGAAGAAATATTAAAGGTTTCAATTACTGCCTATGAGCAGGAGTCAACAGTAGTAGAAGATAGAATAATAGTATCAGGCATAGTAAATGCTAGGATAATCTATTATGGAGAAAACAAGATGTCATCAATTGAAGAAGAAATTCCTTTCAATCATTTCCTAGAAATACCAGGAGCTTTATCTGGTTGCCAAGGAGAACTTCTCATCGAAGTAGTAGAAGGTGGATATGAGGTATTAGAAAATGATGAAGGGGAACTGAAAGTTTTAGATATAGAAACAAAGCTAAGAATTTCGGGTACTGCCTTTGATGAAAATGAGAAATCTTTGATTGTAGATGCATATTCTACAAGGGAAAAAATAAAACTAGTCATGGAAGAAATAAACCTAATTGAAAATGTGAAAGCTATAACTCACAAAGAAAATATATATAAGGATTTATCTAACAATGGAATTAAAGAGATATATGATTTATCGGGACATCCAATTATAATTGAAACAAGGTTTGGAGAAGAGGAAATCATCATAGAGGGAATTCTTTCATTGCAAGTAATTTACTTAGAAGAAGGAACAGAAGAGATAGCCACATTGAGGGAGGAAATTCCTTATAAATACTATCTACCATTGGAGGATAAAAGGCCTGGAGGATTAATAGATATAGATATAAATCTAGAGTCTATAAAACCTATTATATCCAAAGATAGTTTTAGTATAGAGGCTGTTATCAAACATAAGATTAAAATAAATAGAAACAGATTATTATCAGTCATATCTTCAATAGAAGAAACTGGGGAACTAATTGATAAGAAAAACCGCCCTAGTATAACCATCTATATAGTACAAAGAGATACTGTTCTATGGGATATAGCTAAAAGATACAATACAACTATAGAAGAAATATTACAAGGGAATGAGAATATCAACCCAAATAATATATTGCCTGGAGAAAAGATAATTATCGAGAAAAAAGTAGATGTAACATTCTAA
- a CDS encoding Veg family protein: MLLEKNTLIKIRKDIERYIGKDVILKANKGRKKTIVREGVLEAAYPNLFVVRISNEYESSRKVSYTYTDVLTGTVEVTICAQSPSQVKIS; encoded by the coding sequence ATGCTATTGGAAAAGAATACCTTAATCAAAATTCGGAAAGACATCGAGAGGTACATCGGAAAAGATGTAATACTAAAAGCTAATAAAGGAAGAAAAAAAACTATAGTTAGAGAGGGAGTACTAGAAGCTGCATATCCAAACTTATTTGTTGTTAGAATAAGTAACGAATACGAAAGCAGTAGAAAAGTATCCTACACTTACACAGATGTATTGACAGGAACTGTAGAAGTAACAATTTGCGCACAATCCCCATCACAAGTAAAAATTTCTTAA